One Pseudomonas ekonensis DNA window includes the following coding sequences:
- a CDS encoding Tim44 domain-containing protein, producing the protein MKRFLSIAMALCIGLTMSLDVNAAKRFGGGKSSGAAPTHQTSQMAPSSPGMGGAAATAGAAGAAGAAAKAGGASRWLGPLAGIAAGGLLASMFMGDGFQGMQFFDILIMALIAFVIFRFIAARRRKQQDQFAPAGHAPMQREAFEQKPAAMGSIFGGSAAPAARPVINAPAWFNEQRFLEAARSHFQALQQHWDANEMDKIAEFVTPQMLDFLKRERADLGDGFQSTYIDNLQVQLDGVDDRADKTIATLTFSGVSKTSRFDQGEVFSESWNMERPQGENQPWLVAGIRQNG; encoded by the coding sequence ATGAAACGTTTCCTCAGCATCGCCATGGCGTTGTGCATCGGCCTGACGATGAGCCTCGATGTCAACGCAGCCAAGCGCTTCGGTGGTGGCAAAAGCTCCGGCGCCGCGCCGACGCACCAGACCAGCCAGATGGCTCCTTCTTCCCCGGGCATGGGCGGCGCTGCGGCGACCGCCGGTGCTGCCGGTGCCGCAGGCGCGGCCGCCAAGGCCGGCGGTGCCTCGCGCTGGCTGGGCCCGCTGGCCGGCATCGCCGCCGGCGGCCTGCTCGCCTCCATGTTCATGGGCGACGGCTTCCAGGGCATGCAGTTCTTCGACATCCTGATCATGGCCCTCATCGCGTTCGTGATCTTCCGCTTCATCGCCGCCCGTCGCCGCAAGCAGCAGGACCAGTTCGCGCCGGCCGGCCATGCGCCGATGCAGCGTGAAGCGTTCGAGCAGAAGCCGGCCGCCATGGGCTCGATCTTCGGCGGTTCGGCAGCCCCTGCCGCCCGTCCGGTGATCAACGCACCGGCCTGGTTCAACGAACAGCGCTTCCTCGAAGCCGCCCGCAGCCACTTCCAGGCCCTGCAGCAGCACTGGGACGCCAACGAAATGGACAAGATCGCCGAGTTCGTGACCCCGCAGATGCTCGACTTCCTCAAGCGCGAGCGCGCGGACCTGGGCGACGGCTTCCAGTCCACCTACATCGACAACCTCCAGGTACAACTGGACGGCGTGGATGACCGCGCAGACAAGACCATCGCCACCCTGACCTTCAGCGGCGTGTCGAAGACCTCGCGTTTCGACCAGGGCGAAGTGTTCAGCGAAAGCTGGA